The genomic segment GCTTGATGGCTTGTTCACTCAAGTGATTGGAATTCTCCCGCGTGGTGCACAGAAAACGTACCCACGAGGTGAGGATGATCCAGGCATTGAGGGTCAGGGATTCGATATCCACCCGGTCCATCTTGAGGATGCCGGCGTCAACGAAGCCTTCGTAAATGGCGGTGCCCTGAATCAGGCAGCGCTGGGAAAAACGTCGATAACGGGCGGCCAGATCCGGGTCGCTCTCAAGCAAGTGTTCGAGATCGCGGTGCAAAAAACGGTAGCGCCACATGGCTGACAGCAACTCCTTCAAGTAGAAGCGCTTGTCCTCCACCGTCGCGGCGCGGCCTTGGGGCGGACGCAGGAAGCTGTCCACCAGGTTTTCATACTCGCTGAACAGCACGGCGATAATCGCCTGCTTGTTGGGGAAGTGGTAATACAGGTTGCCCGGGGAAATTTCCATGTGGGCAGCAATGTGGTTGGTGCTGATGCTGCGCTCGCCCTGCTGATTGAACAGCTCGAGGCTGTTCTGCACGATGCGCTCGCTGGTTTTTATCCTGGGGGCCATGGCTTGAGCTTTAATTCAGAGTGCGGTGAACGGCATCTTACGACCTAACGGCGAGCGGATAAAACAAAGCTGTCTCAGGATGTCATTTGACTTTATAGAGCATAGACTCTAAAAAGTTCCTCATTACAATAAATCCGGAGCCTACCATGACCGCTGATATTGCCTACCTGCAGAGTCTTCAACAGCCTCTTGATGAACTCAAGGCGCTGTTTGAAGCGCAACGGGCGGCGTATGCAGCGAATCCGATGCCGCCGCCGGCCCAGCGCCAGCAGTGGCTCAAAGTCCTGCGCGACTTGCTCAGCAATGAACGCCAGGCGCTGATCGAGGCCATCAGCCAGGATTTCAGTCATCGCAGCGCCGATGAAACCCTGCTCGCCGAACTGATGCCCAGCCTGCACGGCATTCACTATGCCAGCCGGCACCTCAAAGGCTGGATGAGAGCGTCGCGGCGCAAGGTCGGCATGGCCTTTCAACCGGCCTCGGCCAAGGTGGTTTATCAACCGCTGGGCGTAGTCGGGGTGATCGTGCCGTGGAACTACCCGTTGTACCTGGCCATCGGGCCATTGGTGGGTGCGTTGGCGGCGGGCAACCGGGTGATGCTCAAACTCAGCGAATCCACACCCGCCACGGGCTTGCTGCTCAAGGAGTTGTTGGCGCGGATTTTCCCTCAGGACCTGGTCTGCGTAGTGTTGGGTGAAGCCGACATCGGCGTGGCGTTTTCCCGACTGCGCTTTGATCACCTGCTGTTCACTGGCGCCACCAGCATCGGCAAACACGTGATGCGGGCGGCCGCCGAGAACTTGACGCCGGTCACCCTCGAACTGGGCGGCAAATCCCCGGCCATCGTATCTCGCGATGTGCCGCTCAAGGACGCCGCCGAACGCATCGCCTTCGGCAAGACGCTGAATGCCGGGCAAACCTGCGTCGCCCCGGACTACGTCCTGGTGCCGGAGGAGCGCATTGGCGGTTTCGTCGAAGCCTATTGCCAGGCAGTTCGCGGGTTTTATCCGACACTGGCTGATAACCCGGACTACACCGCAATCATCAACGACCGACAACTGACGCGGCTCAATGGCTACATCAGCGACGCCACCAGCAAGGGCGCGTTGCTGATTCCGCTGTTCGAGCAAGGCCAGGGCCGACGCATGGCGCACAGCCTGCTGCTCAATGTCAGCGACGACATGACCGTGATGCAGGACGAAATCTTCGGCCCGCTGCTGCCGATCGTGCCCTACACCGACCTGGACCAGGCTTTCGCCTACATCAATCAGCGGCCGCGTCCGCTGGCGCTGTACTACTTCGGCTACGACAAGCGCGAACAACAGCGTGTACTGGATCAAACCCATTCCGGTGGCGTGTGCCTGAACGACACGCTGCTGCATGTGGCGCAGGACGACATGCCCTTCGGCGGCATCGGCGCTTCCGGCATGGGTCATTACCACGGCCACGAAGGATTCTTGACCTTCAGCAAGGCCAAGGGTGTGCTGATCAAACAGCGCTTCAACGCGGCGAAACTGATTTACCCGCCGTACGGAAAAGCCGTCCAGAAACTGATTCAGAAACTGTTTATCCGTTAACGATCATCACCACCGGGTAACAACAATAATGAACCCAAGCCTGACCGATTCACCCGCGCTGTCGCGGCGCGGCCTACTCAAGTTCAGCCTGGGCGCCAGCGCCTTTCTGGCCACCGCCGGGCTGGGTGCGAGCCTCAGCGGTTGTTCATCGAGTACACCGGCCAGTGGCTTCGCGATTCTGCGCAGCAGTGACTTACCGTTCCTGAGGGCACTGATCCCGGTGATGCTGGACGCTGCCGTGGCTATCGAGAAGCTGCAGGCCGCCGTCGAGGGCACTCTGAAAACCCTGGATAACGGCCTCAATCACCTGTCTCCCGAGATGCTCAAGCTGACTCAGCAGTTATTCGAAGTGCTGGGCATGGCCGTGACGCGCGGACCACTGACCGGCATCTGGGGCAGCTGGGAGAACGCCAGCGGCGACGAAATCCGGCACTTTCTGCAGCGTTGGGAAAACAGTTCGTTGAGCCTGTTGAAAATGGGCCATAGCTCGCTGCTGCAACTGGTGATGATGGCGTGGTACAGCCGGGCTGAGTCATGGGGGCATTGTGGGTATCCCGGGCCGCCCACTGTTTAAAGAACGAGTCGACCCTATCGCGGGCAAGCCCGGCTCCCACAAGGTTGAGTCGTTCACAAAAGGAAAGTCGGCCACAACCCCTGTGGGAGCGTGGCTTGCCCGCGAAGGCGTCAGCCGCCTCAACACTGAATTCAAAATAAAAAGAGAACCCGAACATGCCCGTACCCGATCCGTTCCGCGAAGGCCTCGCCCGTGGCTGGAAAACCTATAACGGCGCGCAACTGACCCAGGACCTGACGCTGGAAGCGGACGTGGCGATCATCGGCAGCGGCGCCGGTGGCGGGACCACCGCCGAGATTCTCAGCGCAGCCGGCTACAAGGTGCTGCTCATAGAAGAAGGCCCGCTCAAGACCAGCAGCGACTTCAAGATGCTTGAAGACCAGGCCTACAGCAGCCTGTATCAGGAAGGCATCGGCCGCATGAGCAAGGACGGCGCGATCACCATCCTGCAGGGCCGCGCGGTGGGCGGCACCACGTTGATCAACTGGACGTCGAGTTTCCGTACCCCGCAACCGACGCTGGAGCACTGGGCCAAAGAGCACGACGTCAAGGGCCACAGCCCGGCAGAGATGGCGCCGTGGTTCGAGAAAATGGAACAACGCCTGGGTGTCGCGCCGTGGCTGATCCCGCCCAATGCCAACAACGATGTGATCCGCAAAGGCTGCGAGCAACTGGGCTACGCCTGGCATGTGATCCCGCGCAATGTGCGTGGCTGCTGGAACCTCGGTTACTGCGGCATGGGCTGCCCGACCAACGCCAAGCAATCAATGATGGTGACCACCATTCCGGCGACGCTGGAAAAGGGCGGCGAACTGCTCTACCTCGCTCGCGCCGAAAAACTGATCATCAAGGACGACAACGTCACGAGCCTGCAATGCGTAGCGATGGATGAACGCTGTGTCGCGCCCACAGGCAAGACCATCACGGTCAAGGCGCGGCATTATGTGTTGGCGGGGGGCGGCATCAACAGCCCCGCCCTGCTGTTGCGCTCCGGTGCGCCCGACCCGCATAAACGCCTGGGCCAACGCACGTTCCTGCATCTGGTGAACATGTCTGCCGGGCTGTTCGACGAGGTGATCAACCCGTTCTACGGCGCTCCGCAGTCGATCTATTCCGACCATTTCCAGTGGCTGGACGGCACCACCGGCAAAATGTCCTACAAGCTCGAAGTCCCGCCCCTGCAACCGGCGCTGGCCGCAACCCTGCTCGGCGGCTTCGGCAAGGAAAACTCCCGGCACATGGAAAACCTGCCCCATACCCACGCCATGCTGGCGTTGCTGCGCGACGGCTTCCATCCGGACAGCCCTGGCGGTAGCGTCGAGTTACGCGGCGATGGCACTCCGGTGCTTGATTATCAGGTTTCACCCTATGCCTGGGACGGTTTGCGCCGGGCGTTTCACAGCATGGCCGAAATCCAGTTCGCCGGTGGCGCCAACGCGGTGATGCCGATGCATGCCGATGCCCGTTATGTGAAAACCCTCGCCGAAGCCCGCACCCTGATCGATGGTTTGCGCCTTGAGCTGTACCGCACACGCCTGGGCAGCGCCCATGTGATGGGCGGTTGCGCGATGGGCGAAGATCCAAAAAATGCAGTAGCCGACAGCCTTGGCCGCCATCATCAAATCACCAATCTGTCGATCCACGATGGCTCGCTGTTCCCCACCAGCATTGGCGCCAACCCACAACTATCGGTCTATGGGTTGACGGCGCAACTGGCGACGGCACTGAGTGATCGCCTGAAGGTTTAAATTCAGTATTGCTCCTGTGTTCACAGTGACAAAGCACACGTGGCAATAAAGGAGCGGTACCTATTTATAGGGGGCACTTTATTTATCGCAAAACAGTTACTTACTGTAAAAAACTTATCAATCACACAGCTCCACAACAGCAAAGTCCTCGCCTATTATCCTTATTGCAAGCCACTCACTCATCAAATCAATTTCTTGAAAAATGACGAGGTGAACAATTCAATATTTAATCGATAAAAGAAGAGAACCCACATGAAAACTTCAACGCTGATTACTGCACTGGCATCACTCATCTTCACCCTGAACTTGCAAGCCCATGAACAAACAGCCAACACGCAAACGCTGGATAACCTGCAACGCTACAAGCTCTCCATGGTAAATCAGGACAATATTTCGCGAAAAGTCTCCGCCATGCTGGTCGAATCGACGGTCGACATGTGCCATCGCAAGGGCTACGCGGTCGCCGCCACCGTCGTCGACCGCTCTGGCATCGTACTGGCCGTCAGCCGCGCCGATAAGGCCGGGCCGTTGACGCTTGCCTCCAGCGAGCGAAAAGCCGTGACCGCGGTGTCGATGAAAAGGACAACCCGAGCGTTGATGGAAAGCGCTCAAAAGTTCCCCAATGCCGCCAACCTGGTCCATATGCCCAAGGCGCTACTTTTAATCGGCGGTGTTCCGATAAAATTCAACGCAGACGTAGTCGGGGCTATTGGTGTAGGCGGCGCTCCAGACGGAAAATTTGATGAGGAGTGCGCGAATGAGGCGCTGGCTTCATTTAAAAGCTTTCTCAGCTAGTTGGCGGATATCCGCATCGAGCAACATGACTTGAACACGCCTCCCGTCACAACTTTACTGTCGGGCCGTCACTGATGACATCAGTAATACGCCCAGGATTAAACCACCACTTTAATCCACTCTTTCCGGGACAAGGGAAAAACCCCGCTTTTCGTCAGTTTCCTCGTTTGACCCACATCACTGTGGGTTAAACGAGCCATACTTTTATGAACAGCCTTCAAAAGTCGACTTGGCCGACCGGGAAGGCTGCGATACCATCCGACTCCCCAACGGACTCCCGCCAGGACGACGCGATGAACCGAGTGTTGTACCCAGGTACCTTCGACCCTATTACCAAGGGCCATGGCGATCTGGTCGAACGCGCCTCGCGCCTGTTCGATCATGTGATCATCGCCGTCGCCGCCAGCCCGAAGAAAAACCCGCTGTTTCCCCTGGAACAACGTGTGGAGCTGGCTCGCGAGGTCACCAAACATCTGCCGAACGTGGAAGTGGTCGGCTTCTCGACGCTGCTGGCGCACTTTGCCAAAGAGCAGAACGCCAACGTGTTCCTGCGTGGTTTGCGCGCGGTATCGGATTTCGAGTACGAATTTCAGCTGGCCAACATGAACCGCCAACTGGCGCCGGACGTGGAAAGCCTGTTTCTCACGCCCTCGGAGCGATATTCGTTCATTTCCTCGACGCTGGTCCGTGAAATCGCGGCGCTGGGCGGCGATATCACCAAGTTCGTTCACCCGGCGGTAGCCGACGCGCTGACCCTGCGCTTCAAGAAGTAACGACCGCTCAAGCGGCGCCCGCGTGCACTGCGGGCGCCAATGCGGCACAATTGCGCGCATTGGTTTATAGCGCCCGGGCCTGCCGCCCCGGCTGGAGTTAGCATGTCCCTGATCATCACCGACGATTGCATCAACTGCGACGTCTGCGAACCCGAGTGCCCGAACGCCGCCATTTCCCAGGGCGAAGAGATCTACGTGATCGACCCGAACCTGTGCACGCAATGTGTCGGCCACTACGACGAACCGCAGTGCCAGCAGGTCTGCCCGGTGGATTGCATTCCGCTGGACGAAGCGCATCCGGAGACTGAAGAACAGTTGATGGCGAAGTATCGGGTGATAACCGGCAAGGTTTGAGCCAGGTGCTTTTGTAGCGTTTATTCGGGCCCCATCGCGAGCAGGCTCGCTCCCACAGTGGATGTGTGTCGTTCACAAAACCAATGTGGGAGCGAGCCTGCTCGCGATGGGGCCATCAGCCACACCAAAAATCCAACTGATTTCACTCCCGATCCTCAAACCCCTCCCCCGTACACCCCAGGCACCGCACAAACGCCGCTTTCGCCGGGGCCACCACCAGCGCCTGCCCCGCGTCGCCAACACCGCCACCCAGCGCGGTAAACGGCAACGACACCACAAACACCCCGGCACCGATCACCGTCGCCACCACCAGCAACGGTCGGGCGATCAGCAAGTCGCCGATCATGGCGTAAGCCGGTGGGTTCTGGATGGCGTAACGGGGATCGCCGCTGCCGTTGTTATCAGCCGCCAGCGTCGGCAGCGCGACACACAACAGCACAGCGACGGCAAAGGTTCGAAACAAGGTCATGGCACGGTCCTTCGGCTAGGCAGTGGGAACACTGACTATAGACCGTAGGATTTGTCAGCTCTGGCAGCGTGGGCAAAAGACGCTCGCGCGCTGACCCAGCTTCACTTCCCGCAGCAACGTGCCACACACCTTGCACGGCTCGCTACCGCGTCCGTAGGCAAACAGTTCCTGCTGGAAATAGCCGGGCTGACCGTCACCACCGATGAAATCGCGCAGCGTGGTGCCGCCGCGCTCGATGGCGTGGGCAAGGATACGTTTGATCTCGATCGCCAGTTTCAGATAACGGGCCCGGGAAATGCTCTTGGCTTCGCGACGCGGGTCGATGCCGGCGGCAAACAGCGCTTCGGTCGCATAAATATTGCCGACGCCCACCACCACCGCGTTATCCATGATGAACGGCTTGACCGCCATCGAGCGTGCGCGTGACAGCTGAAACAGCCGCTCGCCGTCGAACAGGTCGGTCAACGGCTCCGGCCCCAGGCGAATCAGCAGTTCGTGGTTGAGCGGATCAAGGCTCCAGAGCATCGCGCCGAACCGACGTGGGTCGGTGTAACGCAGGGCCAGGCCGGATTCCAGTTCGATATCCACATGTTCATGCTTGGCCGCCGGCAAGCCGGCTTCCACCAGTCGCAAATTGCCCGACATCCCCAGATGACTGATCAATGTACCGACTTCGGCATTGATCAGCAGGTACTTGGCCCGACGCTCCACCAGCACGATGCGCTGGCCGGACAGCCGCACATCCAGGTCTTCGGGAATCGGCCAGCGCAGCCGGCGCTCCCGCACAATCACCCGGCTGACGCGCTGCCCTTCCAGATGCGGGGCGATGCCGCGACGGGTGGTTTCGACTTCTGGCAGTTCAGGCATGGGGCTCTCGAATCAGGCGCGCGGCAAGGGAACACCTCAGTGCTGGGCACCGAGGTCGCGAATCGTTTGTTTGAGGGTTTCGAAGTCGTAGTCCGACAAACCGAGATAGTCGAGCACCAGGTGCCCGATGCTGTTCCACTCATGGTCTTCGGTCTGGTTGCCCAGCACCCGGTAAGACGCACAGATGTGCTCGGCCATCTTCAGGATCGCCAACAGGTTTTTCAGCTGGCTGTTGCGCGACGACTCATCGCTGAAAATCGCCAGGGCATTGTGGTGATTGGCGATCGCCGTGCTCACGTGCTCCGGCAGGCGCCAGGACTTGGCTGTGTAATAACCGACCACGGCATGGTTGGTGTTGAACACGCGGTTTTCGGTGTCCACCACGCGGCAGTCAGGGCCGGCGCTGGCGTATGCCTCTTCCAGGATCGTCATGTAATTGGGG from the Pseudomonas sp. N3-W genome contains:
- the mutM gene encoding bifunctional DNA-formamidopyrimidine glycosylase/DNA-(apurinic or apyrimidinic site) lyase, with protein sequence MPELPEVETTRRGIAPHLEGQRVSRVIVRERRLRWPIPEDLDVRLSGQRIVLVERRAKYLLINAEVGTLISHLGMSGNLRLVEAGLPAAKHEHVDIELESGLALRYTDPRRFGAMLWSLDPLNHELLIRLGPEPLTDLFDGERLFQLSRARSMAVKPFIMDNAVVVGVGNIYATEALFAAGIDPRREAKSISRARYLKLAIEIKRILAHAIERGGTTLRDFIGGDGQPGYFQQELFAYGRGSEPCKVCGTLLREVKLGQRASVFCPRCQS
- a CDS encoding GMC family oxidoreductase, coding for MPVPDPFREGLARGWKTYNGAQLTQDLTLEADVAIIGSGAGGGTTAEILSAAGYKVLLIEEGPLKTSSDFKMLEDQAYSSLYQEGIGRMSKDGAITILQGRAVGGTTLINWTSSFRTPQPTLEHWAKEHDVKGHSPAEMAPWFEKMEQRLGVAPWLIPPNANNDVIRKGCEQLGYAWHVIPRNVRGCWNLGYCGMGCPTNAKQSMMVTTIPATLEKGGELLYLARAEKLIIKDDNVTSLQCVAMDERCVAPTGKTITVKARHYVLAGGGINSPALLLRSGAPDPHKRLGQRTFLHLVNMSAGLFDEVINPFYGAPQSIYSDHFQWLDGTTGKMSYKLEVPPLQPALAATLLGGFGKENSRHMENLPHTHAMLALLRDGFHPDSPGGSVELRGDGTPVLDYQVSPYAWDGLRRAFHSMAEIQFAGGANAVMPMHADARYVKTLAEARTLIDGLRLELYRTRLGSAHVMGGCAMGEDPKNAVADSLGRHHQITNLSIHDGSLFPTSIGANPQLSVYGLTAQLATALSDRLKV
- the coaD gene encoding pantetheine-phosphate adenylyltransferase — encoded protein: MNRVLYPGTFDPITKGHGDLVERASRLFDHVIIAVAASPKKNPLFPLEQRVELAREVTKHLPNVEVVGFSTLLAHFAKEQNANVFLRGLRAVSDFEYEFQLANMNRQLAPDVESLFLTPSERYSFISSTLVREIAALGGDITKFVHPAVADALTLRFKK
- a CDS encoding YfhL family 4Fe-4S dicluster ferredoxin, with product MSLIITDDCINCDVCEPECPNAAISQGEEIYVIDPNLCTQCVGHYDEPQCQQVCPVDCIPLDEAHPETEEQLMAKYRVITGKV
- a CDS encoding multidrug transporter, giving the protein MTLFRTFAVAVLLCVALPTLAADNNGSGDPRYAIQNPPAYAMIGDLLIARPLLVVATVIGAGVFVVSLPFTALGGGVGDAGQALVVAPAKAAFVRCLGCTGEGFEDRE
- a CDS encoding coniferyl aldehyde dehydrogenase; this translates as MTADIAYLQSLQQPLDELKALFEAQRAAYAANPMPPPAQRQQWLKVLRDLLSNERQALIEAISQDFSHRSADETLLAELMPSLHGIHYASRHLKGWMRASRRKVGMAFQPASAKVVYQPLGVVGVIVPWNYPLYLAIGPLVGALAAGNRVMLKLSESTPATGLLLKELLARIFPQDLVCVVLGEADIGVAFSRLRFDHLLFTGATSIGKHVMRAAAENLTPVTLELGGKSPAIVSRDVPLKDAAERIAFGKTLNAGQTCVAPDYVLVPEERIGGFVEAYCQAVRGFYPTLADNPDYTAIINDRQLTRLNGYISDATSKGALLIPLFEQGQGRRMAHSLLLNVSDDMTVMQDEIFGPLLPIVPYTDLDQAFAYINQRPRPLALYYFGYDKREQQRVLDQTHSGGVCLNDTLLHVAQDDMPFGGIGASGMGHYHGHEGFLTFSKAKGVLIKQRFNAAKLIYPPYGKAVQKLIQKLFIR
- a CDS encoding TetR/AcrR family transcriptional regulator, coding for MAPRIKTSERIVQNSLELFNQQGERSISTNHIAAHMEISPGNLYYHFPNKQAIIAVLFSEYENLVDSFLRPPQGRAATVEDKRFYLKELLSAMWRYRFLHRDLEHLLESDPDLAARYRRFSQRCLIQGTAIYEGFVDAGILKMDRVDIESLTLNAWIILTSWVRFLCTTRENSNHLSEQAIKRGVYQVLVLESGFVTEQSRTAVNALFEEFYVPLAQALEEVN
- a CDS encoding twin-arginine translocation pathway signal protein, which translates into the protein MNPSLTDSPALSRRGLLKFSLGASAFLATAGLGASLSGCSSSTPASGFAILRSSDLPFLRALIPVMLDAAVAIEKLQAAVEGTLKTLDNGLNHLSPEMLKLTQQLFEVLGMAVTRGPLTGIWGSWENASGDEIRHFLQRWENSSLSLLKMGHSSLLQLVMMAWYSRAESWGHCGYPGPPTV
- a CDS encoding heme-binding protein, which codes for MKTSTLITALASLIFTLNLQAHEQTANTQTLDNLQRYKLSMVNQDNISRKVSAMLVESTVDMCHRKGYAVAATVVDRSGIVLAVSRADKAGPLTLASSERKAVTAVSMKRTTRALMESAQKFPNAANLVHMPKALLLIGGVPIKFNADVVGAIGVGGAPDGKFDEECANEALASFKSFLS